A region of the Candidatus Schekmanbacteria bacterium genome:
GGATATGACGGTTCAGATTATGAGATATTCTTCTATGATGGAAGCTCAATACAGCAAATTACAAATAATTCAAGAGGTGATGAAAATGTAAAAATAGATAACAATGATAATATTGTATGGTTAATCAGAGATGGCACAGATTCTGAAGTTATGCTTTACAACGGAGGAACAACTACACAAATTACGAATAATACTACCGATGATGAATTTGCTGAGTTGAATAATGGCAAAATTGTTTGGCGAGGTTATAACTCTGTTAGCGGCAATACTGATATCTATCTCTATGATAGTGGAGTGATTGATCAAATTACAAGCAACTCTTACAATGACGATTATCCTCAAATAAATTCGAATGGCCAAATTGTTTGGGTAGCAAATGATGCACCTTCAAGCTATCAGATATATTTTTACGATGGAATGACTATTCAAAATATTTCGAACAATTCATTGAATAACTCTTCTCCTCAAATAAACGATTCAGGAGAAATTGTTTGGTCAGCTAATGATGAGATTTTTTACTATGATGGGAGTGCTACATTACAGCTTACAAATAACACATTTATAGATAGTACGCCTTTGATAGATTCACAAGGAAATATTGTTTGGGGTGGATTCGATGGTAATGATTGGGAGATTTACTACTTTGATGGCATATCAATTGAGCAGCTTACTGATAATATCTATGACGATTTGAATTATTCGATTTCTCCTTCAGGAAATATTGTTTGGCAGTCATTTGATGGCAACGATGATGAGATTTTTCTTGCCCTGAAGAATGCGCCTGTCCCTGAACCATCGACATTATTTCTTCTTGGCGCAGGATTTGTCCTTTTTACATTTTGTGGAAGGA
Encoded here:
- a CDS encoding PEP-CTERM sorting domain-containing protein, with the translated sequence GYDGSDYEIFFYDGSSIQQITNNSRGDENVKIDNNDNIVWLIRDGTDSEVMLYNGGTTTQITNNTTDDEFAELNNGKIVWRGYNSVSGNTDIYLYDSGVIDQITSNSYNDDYPQINSNGQIVWVANDAPSSYQIYFYDGMTIQNISNNSLNNSSPQINDSGEIVWSANDEIFYYDGSATLQLTNNTFIDSTPLIDSQGNIVWGGFDGNDWEIYYFDGISIEQLTDNIYDDLNYSISPSGNIVWQSFDGNDDEIFLALKNAPVPEPSTLFLLGAGFVLFTFCGRKK